A genome region from Arthrobacter sp. V1I9 includes the following:
- a CDS encoding PspA/IM30 family protein, which translates to MLNTDSNEPAATHSKDVLAEAQPGGGKAKPGRTRRVFTAVAVVGLLVGATAVGTTLPDPKSSDAYRALAGEKATVESDRDSAKSNYESMKSKYDTLQNGITAREAKVTARETEVGKADAAVKTAEAAMKVREEAVTGAEKTKAANTIGDGTWTVGSDIEPGTYRAAAAVASTCYWGIYRSGSNGSDIVENDIPGGGRPVVTLSAGLDFNSTRCGKWEKQ; encoded by the coding sequence ATGTTGAACACCGATTCCAACGAGCCGGCGGCAACGCACAGCAAAGACGTCCTGGCGGAGGCGCAGCCGGGCGGAGGGAAGGCCAAGCCCGGACGGACGCGCCGGGTCTTCACGGCCGTCGCCGTCGTCGGCCTGCTGGTAGGCGCGACCGCCGTCGGCACCACACTGCCGGATCCTAAGTCCAGCGACGCCTATCGGGCGCTAGCGGGGGAGAAGGCAACTGTTGAGTCCGATCGCGACTCTGCCAAGTCCAATTATGAGTCGATGAAATCGAAGTACGACACCCTGCAGAACGGCATTACGGCCCGCGAAGCCAAGGTCACCGCAAGGGAGACCGAGGTCGGAAAGGCTGACGCAGCCGTCAAGACTGCTGAAGCCGCCATGAAGGTCCGCGAAGAGGCAGTCACCGGCGCCGAGAAGACAAAGGCGGCCAACACCATCGGCGACGGCACCTGGACCGTGGGCTCCGACATCGAACCCGGCACCTACCGGGCAGCGGCTGCCGTCGCATCCACCTGCTACTGGGGAATCTACCGCAGCGGCAGCAACGGCAGCGACATCGTCGAAAACGACATCCCCGGCGGCGGCCGGCCTGTCGTCACCCTCTCAGCAGGGCTGGACTTCAACTCAACCCGCTGCGGCAAATGGGAAAAACAGTAG
- a CDS encoding DUF4352 domain-containing protein translates to MTNQNLVPVPLAAQAAAARPFYKKKRFVLPAGVLLVGVLMGSCSGGSKQAADSSPIASATASVEATAPAAAAPAAPAAAPPPSAPAAPAAPAVGVPFTVKMRNGNVARITVVSAVRTDSVTAGAFSTPPRNGTYLLLDVLWETESGKTSSNPLYFSAKDANGRKADMSLFADNQLGSGEVLPGDKARGNIAFDIAPGAATVMISDPLLQEAARIQIP, encoded by the coding sequence ATGACCAACCAGAACCTTGTCCCTGTCCCGCTGGCTGCCCAGGCAGCTGCAGCCCGGCCGTTCTACAAGAAGAAGCGCTTCGTACTTCCGGCAGGCGTCCTGCTGGTGGGCGTTCTCATGGGCTCCTGCTCGGGCGGAAGCAAGCAGGCAGCGGACTCCAGCCCGATCGCCTCCGCCACTGCGTCCGTCGAAGCGACTGCGCCGGCTGCCGCTGCTCCTGCCGCCCCCGCGGCGGCACCGCCGCCGTCCGCTCCTGCTGCTCCCGCGGCGCCTGCAGTGGGCGTTCCATTCACCGTGAAGATGCGCAACGGCAACGTCGCCAGGATCACTGTCGTGTCCGCCGTACGCACCGACTCTGTGACCGCCGGCGCGTTCTCTACTCCACCCAGGAACGGTACCTACCTGCTCCTGGACGTGCTCTGGGAAACGGAATCCGGCAAGACGAGCTCCAACCCGCTCTACTTCTCTGCGAAGGATGCCAACGGCCGTAAGGCAGACATGAGCCTGTTCGCAGATAACCAGCTGGGTTCGGGCGAGGTTCTGCCCGGGGACAAGGCGCGGGGCAACATCGCCTTCGATATTGCGCCGGGCGCTGCCACCGTCATGATTTCTGATCCGCTGCTGCAGGAGGCTGCCCGGATCCAGATTCCGTAA